GCCTCAACCTCAATTACCAGATTCCGTTTGGCAGTGTGTCCTATAACGGTAGCTACTCCGACCGGCAGGGCTTTACCAGCAAAATCAACAGCGTCGCCCTTAATGCCACTCTGTTTAACTATGGCCGCACCAGTCTCAGCAGCACCTTCAGTGTCACCAAAGAAAACGAAAATTACTCGGCGCTGTTGAGTTTTACCTATCAGTTCAATACCGACCACTGGTCGAACAGCGCTCGCCCCAGTATCGAACATCGCGAATACGATACCTCTGATGGCGGCCGCAGCACTGACTACCAAGAGCGTTTAGCCCTACAGGCCAACTGGTATGACCGCGATCTATTGCCCGGTGATTTGAATATCAATAACCAATTAGAGGTTGGCACGGGCAGCGACAGCCTGCTCAACAGCGTGCAGTACCAGCAGCGCCTGATCGACATCGACGCCCAACTGCTTAACGACAAGCCCAGCGATGGCGAACTGCGCACCAGCTACAGCGCCACCCTGCGCAGCGGTTTTGTTATCGGCGGCGATTATCAGCCCAGCCTCGGCGGCACCGACAGCCGCGAGGCGGCCATTGTCATCGATGTCGAGGGTGATGACAGCGGCGACAGCTATTTCGATATATTGATCAACGGTCAGCAGCGCGGCTACGCCAAGGTCGGCCAGCGCTCGGTGATTACCGTGACGCCTTACGATACCTATAATGTACGCTTGGTTGCCCGCGGCGCCAACCCGCTGAACTACCGGGACCGAGTCGATACTGTCACCGTCTACCCTGGTAATGTGGTCAAGCTTGAGTGGCAGGCGGAGTCGGTTAATATTGTCTTTGGCCGGGTAGTCGATGCCAACGGTGAGGCCGTGGCTAACGCGGTGATTAAGGGGGCCGCCAGCATGGCGGTCAGTGATAGTTTTGGTTTATTTCAGGCCGAGCTGGCCAGTGGTGAGCAGCGGCTAATATTAAAATCGGCGACAGGGGTGTGTATGGTAACGGTGCCCGGTGACTATGAAACCAATAATGGCGTCGGTTTCGTTGGCGATTTAACGTGTTTGCAACAGGGTGGCGCCCTATGATGAAAATAATTATGATTCACTTATGCTCATTGCTAAGCGCTATTTTATTATGCTTTAGCGTCCCCGCAAATGCAGCTGGCACACTCACTGTCGGTAGCCTGCCAAGTGTTCTCGAATTTGATTTTTCAGCTGGTGACGAAAGTTCAACGACGGTTTTTTCTACCATTGATTTTTGTATCAGATCGACATCTATTGGTGGCTTCTTTTCTGGTAATGGTGACTATGCTGTGAAGGCAGCATCTGTCGCATCAGTTTTTGAATTAACTAAAGACGGTACAACTATCCCCTATACTGTCGATTTTACTAAAGGTAATGCTGCATTTACGAGCCTGGTTTACGATACGTATAGCAGTCGTTATTCTCCGCTGGTTGAGGCTGATTGTGAGCCGGTTTCATTGAGGGTGTCGATATTATTAAGTGATATAAAAATTGCACCGTCGGGTACTTATATTGATACCCTAACCTTTGATGCTGTTAACTACAGCTCTTTTTTTGGCTCTGGATTTTTTGAAACAATACGAGATCAAGAAATATTAACGATTGCCTTCACCATCCCAAAACAAGTAAAAATCAGTGGCCTCGAAGACCTGACCCTAACCGGTGATGACACGCTGCTGTCTGCCGAAGACTCCGATGGCTTTTGTGTTTTTGCCACCTGGGGTAGTTTATATTCGATCACGGCGACCAGCCTCGAAGGCAGCTTTGAGCTGCGCGATGGCGCTAAAACGCCGACACTACCCTACGATGTGTTGATAAAAAATAGCGCTAGCTCAGCCTGGTCGAGCGCGCTTGATTATGGTGTTCAAGCCCCTGGGGACCGATACGGCGACGCCGATCAAGGCTGTAGTGCGGGTAACAATATGGATTTACGAATAGAGGCTGATCCCTCAGGCGTTAATGCTGGTACCTATATCGGCACATTATACCTTACTGTTAGGCCAATATAAGTCATGGCCAGAGGCTATGATGGCGCTAAAAAAACGGCATATATATTATTTCTTTTTTCATTGACAGTTCCTCGTTACTGTCCCAGTGGCGTCAGCGCAGGCGCTTATACCGGCACGCTGTTGCTAACGGTTAGGCTCAATTAAACGCTTAAATCGCCTTTTTATTTTTATTCTTATTCTTGTCATCAAATGGCAAGAATAAAATAATCTCCCCCCTATTTCCTGCTAATTGAAATCTTGTCACCAAATGGCAAGGCTCACTTCTGTTGGCGTCATATTATCCCTCTCAGAATCACTGCGACTGACTCGCGGATTGAGAGAGGATAAATGAGTAAACAATCGAAACTAGCCCTGTGTATAGCGGCAACCATGCTACCGGTTACTGCGACTTTCGCCGACATGGGCGCGCTCAATGATAAGAGTGAGGCGCGGGTTGAAATTACTGCCGAGGTCGGCGCGATGATCCGTTTAGAGCTATCGTCAGAGACAATCAACTTCGGTGTCTTTACCGGTGAGGATGCCGTCCAGCAGTTGACCTACTGTGTCGCCTATAACGGTGGCACCGAGTATGAGATGGCGCTGGAAGGCGAACACGGTGGGTTTAAACTTAAGAAGGATAAAAAAGCGAATAAGGCAGCCCCCCCAGGCGACGACGAGATGGCTTATACGGTCACCAAGATTGCCAAAAACGGCGAGCTTACCGAACTAGAGCACAAGAAAAAGAAAAGGTTTTCAGATGCCGCAACGCTTAACGATTGCGAATCTCAAACCCATACCCTGGAATACAAAATCCTTGCGTCGGAGTATGAAGGGGTCAAAGACGGCACCTACTCCGGCCATACCGACATCACCATTACTGCTAAATAACAACATACTTTAACTCTAAGAGAGGTTTACTATGAACGCGAAACTAACACTTGCAGCATTGGCTGCGACCAGTCTTATTGCCCTGCCTGCCCTGGCTAACGACAACTCTACGGCTAAGGGTCAGGTGGATATCAACGCCACTATTTCACCGATGATCAGTATTACAATAGATCAGGATACGATTGATTTATCGCCCAGCGGTATCGATGGTGACGTTGTTCAGTCGACATCTTTTTGTGTGGCGACCAACAATGCCGGACAATATAAGATGGCGATCAGCGATGACACGAATGGGGCCACCGATTTTGCATTGTTCAATAGTGAGAAAGGCGAAAACTTGAGCTACAGCGTTGGAGTTATAGACGGTGCTGCTGCCACTGATCCCACCGATGTGACAAAAGGTGTCGACACCGTGATGACTGGCGGTAATACTCTGGGTAATTGTGACGGTGGTGAGACAACCGGTACAATTAGCTATACTCTGGCTTCTGACGCTTATAACAGTGCGTCAATTGGCGAGTATACTGCAACGTCAATTGTGACAGTAACTGCAGAGTAAGAAGATGGCCGGGGCAAGGGACACCGCCCCGGTTTTTAATTTTAAAAAAAGGGTTTTATTGTTGAATACCGGGTGGGTGAAACGCAATCTAGCAGGGTTGATTATGCTTATGATGGCATTCAAACCTACGCTGTCGCCAGAGATTACTCGCCAACCGGAGCCGCAGAAGAAGGCGGCGAAAACAACGGTTGTTGCCGCTCCTGTGGTTGTTGAGACACCACCGCCTGCGGCCAAACCTGTTGAAAAGAAAAAACCTATGATTGCGCGGCAATTGCCAGCCCCATTACCCGCGGTTAAAACCTCGCCCGCTCGCAGCGGTGTGCCCGCCGGCTTTGAGCACTTGATGGCCGAGCAGACCATACTGACAGACGTTTACTATGGCGGCCGTTATATTACCCAGACCCTGATTACTTATACCCCGACCCATATGCGCTTTGAAGATCCCGAGGGGGTGGCGGTGGTGTTGCCTGCGTTGCGGCAAAAACAGGCGGTGGTGACGGCATTATCGGGCCAGCTCAGTAACAACCTCAGTCTAATCTGTCGCGAGCCTGGTCAGCAGGATTGTGGGGTGTTGCGTCCTGAGGTTGCTGGGGTGATATTTAATCCCGATAGCTTCCGTCTAGAGGTCTTTGTCAATCAGCAGTATTTGACGGTTGCCCCGGTAGATCAACTCAAATACCTGCCCTCTTCGACGTCTAACGAATTGACTTTTATTCAGCAGTTGGGGGTGGAATACTCCGGCAGTGATGAGGGTGACGATGTGTATAATATTCGCGGCAGCAGCTTGTTGGCGCTGCGTGAACACGCCTTGCGTAGCGAGTGGAACGTTACCGACGACAGAGGCTTCGAAGTCGACACGCTGTACTGGCAGTATGACAAAAATGGTCAGACCTCCAGCGCCGGCTATCTGCGGGGTAGCAATAATAATCTAACATTCAGTTCCAGCAGTCAGCTGTTGGGTGGCCATTGGGGGTCGTCGAATCTGACTCGGATCGACAACGACGTACAGTCGAGCAATGACATTTTGATTTTTATGCCAGTGCGTGGCCGGGTAGAGGTTTATCGAGAGGGGCGGCTGATTTCATCGCAGATTCTCGATGTGGGTAATCATATGCTGGATACAGGTAACTTCCCCTCTGGTGGTTACAATATTGATATTGTTATTAAAGATGGCAGTAATGAGGTGAGTCGTGAGACCCGTTATTTCGTCAAGGATAACCGGCTGCCTCCCAAAGACTCCCCCGAGTACTATATTGAGGTAGGGCAGTTGGTCAGCCACGATTATCAATACGAAGAGTCCTCAGCAAACGCGTCGATTAACACCAATGGCGAGGTCGATGGGCAGAACTCTGACGCGTTGCCGACCACTACTGATGGCGGCTGGCAGCTGCGCAGCGGTTATAATTACCGCCTCGCCGACCAGCTCGGTGTCGGTGTCGGCTTTGCCGCCGATGAGAGTAATATGCTGGTCGAACCGAGTTTTTTGTGGGTCGGACCCAATACCCGAGTATCAGCCTCTGTCATGGCCAGCCAGGAACAGGACTATGGCTACGCCGTCGATGTGCAATGGAGTTATGATAAGTTCACTCTTAGCGCCAATAGCCGCGAACTCGATGCCAACCAGCAGCGGGTTGACGACGAACTGAATAACACCGACCCCAATGCGGCGCAGCCGCTGCTGGGTAATTCTTATGTTCAACACGGTATGAATATAAACTATTTATTGCCGTTGGGCAGTGTCTCCTATAATTCCAGTTACTCTAAGCGCGAAGGCGATGTCAGTCGGATCAAGAGTCTGTCTTGGGGGGGAACATTGATAAATTCTGGCCGTAATAATCTTAGCGGTAGCGTTAGTCTCAGCCGTGAGAACGACGACTATGCGCTGCTGTTTAGCCTTACCTACCAAATGAACAGCGAGCATTGGTCCAACAGTATACGCCCCAATGTGGAGGCGACGCGCACGGAGCAGCCCGACGGTAGTATCGAGGAGGATCGTACTGAGCGGGTGACGTTGCAGTCACAGTGGTATGACCGGGATATACTACCCGGCGATCTCGATGTCGATAATCAGCTCGATATCGGCAGTGGCGGTGACAGTATTCAGTCGGCGGTTAACTACCAGCATCGCTTAGTGGACATGCGGGGCCAGGTATTACACAGCCGGGAATCTTCAGGTCGCAACGTTACCAGCTATTCGGCCGGTGTCGATACTGGCTTTGTACTGGGGGGGGATGCCAAGCCCAGTGTCGGTGGTAACAGCGGCAGAGAGGCGGCTATTGTGGTTGAGATCGACGGTAAAGCAAGCAGTAAAAGTTATTTCGATGTTGAAGTTAATGGTCAGCAGCGCGGCTATGTCGGTGTTGGCGAACGTACGGTCATCTCGGTCATGCCCTATGAAACCTACGATGTTCGCATCGTGCCGCGCGGTGAAAACCAGCTGGGCTACCGCGATAAAATAGAGACGGTGACGGTTTACCCCGGTAATGTGGTCGGCTTGGAGTGGCAGGCGGAGTCGCTGACCATTGTCTTTGGTCGGTTGATAGATGCCGACGGCGAGCCCTTGGCCAATGCCATTTTGCGTGAGGGAATGACAACGGCAAACAGCGATGCCTTTGGTTTGTTTCAACTGGAGGTGGCAGGTGATCAGCGGCAGTTATTGTTCGAGCATAAGCAGGGGTACTGTCAGGTGATCTTAAACAGCAATTACAGTGTGCAAAACGGCGTTGGTTTTTTAGGTGATGTCGCCTGTATGCCAATTGCGAAACAAGTCGGTGAGGCGATGGAGTCGGCAAATGAGTAAGGTGAAAAACGCAGTGTGGGCAGCCATTATGTTACTTAGCGTGCCAGCAATGGCGGAGGTTGCCATTGTAAATCCTCCGTCCACAATGGTGTTAAAGGGTTGGTCTGGCATTAGCGCCAGCAGCGATATTATCGCCGATGCTGATTTTTGTATTATTTCTACCGGCGAAGAATCGGGTGCTTTTAACGGTGATTATAGGGTCAAAGCCTTTCTTGCCAGCGAGCCAGGTGCGAGAGATTTCTATTTGCGTGCCGAGGGCGCCAACATCTTTAAGTTACCCTTTAGTGTCTACTTTAAGCAGGGTGGTGGCTACGATGAGCTTTCCTACGATGATCGCTGGTCTGATCTTTATAATGAGGCCGATGGCTGTGGTAATGGCGGCGTCAGTCTGCGTTTGGCGGTGAGCCAGTCGGCTATCAAAGATGCACTGCCGGGTAACTATCGAGGCAACCTGATACTGGAGGCGAGGAACTTCAAATTTTTAGTGTTACCTGGCGAAAAAGAGTCGATTAATATTGCGCTGAATATCCCGCGACTGGTGCAGATCAGCGATGTCAAAGACATGCGGTTAACCCCCGTGAACAATTCGATGACATTGCGTGACAGGCAAAACTTCTGTGTTTACAGCACCGGCGGCCATGACTTTTCAATCACAGCTTCCAGTTTACAGAACGGTTTTCAATTACAGCAACAAGGCAGCAGTAGTTGCAGCGGTAATCAGTGCATGGATTATCAGGTACAGGTCGATTATGTTGGTGATCAACAGGCCGACCCTGGTGAGCAGCTGCAGAATAATGTTGTCTCCAGCCACCGTTGGCCTGGGGCTAAGACAAAATATTGCCGTGACAAGGGTAATAATATGGCACTGACAATCAGTGCGGATCAAGCCAACGCGGCGCCGGGGGTTTACCGCGATACTTTAACCTTAACCGTCAGGCCGGATTAACCACCGGGGGTGACTAGCGTAAACTTTTGCCTTGCCGCTTTTGGGGATCGACCTGCTGGTAAAAAATTTCGCCGCCGACCGGGCTGACAACCTGCCATTGGTTGCCAACGTATAAGCGCTGGGCACCGAGCTTGGTGCAGTCTTCGGCCTTAATGCTCTGGCCATCGGCGCAGTGCTGCACATCTTCTATTTTAACCGCGCTATTGCCGGTGTTGCTAAAGCTGACTGTATCGCCTTGGCGGCTGACCTCTATCTGATAGTTTGGCTTGCTGGGACGCCTTAGAATCAAGGTCTCGTAAGCCACCATAATCTTCACTCCGGTGCTCTGCGACTCGCTCTCACCGGCCACAGGCTTGAAGGTGGCACGGTAGATACGATCGCTGTCGCCGGGACCTTTGATGTCGACGATGCGTACCTGTTTGCGGCTGCCGGGGGGGATAACAAACTTATTGGGGCTGATCAGCAGGCTGACGTCCTTGGGGTTTTCGACATAATTGCGCTGCTCGTCGGGCATGCCGGCACGGATGACTTCGTACAAGTCGACAGCGACATAGGCGTTTTCCGCCTTGTCATCATTGAGTACGATAATATCAGTATACGGCTTTGCAGTAGGGTCTAAGTCAATGATAATACTGCTAAGGGCGATGCCGGCCATGGTGGTATGACTGATCAGGGCCGCAGCTGTTGCGATCAGGCAGGTGTGAATAAATGTGCGCATAGAATAACAACCTTGATTCATTTTTTATTATTGTACCTTCTTTTTTATCGGCGCGACTACCGCTAAGATATCTGACAGATGGCATCAAGAGTGGTGCCGCAACCAGAAAAATAATAGCAGCCCAGCGGCAGAGAAGGGATCCTATTGGATAGCGACGAGTTAGAAAAAAAAATAGTACCATTGGCCCGGGCCGATATTGCGCTGGATATTATTACCATACTGCGGCAAATGGGTGAGGATGTTTATGGCATGGTCGAAGAGGCGGAATTTCCCCTCAGCGTCCTGGAAAGACAGCACACGGTTATTTCAGAGGAGGCCTGGCATCTGCTGCTGGCAGTGATCGGCCGCCGCATTGGCATATCTGGCTTCTCTACCTTGAGTAAAATATTCTGCAATGAAGTCTATATCCCGCGCTTTATCGATGGCGGCCAGGGCTGTTTGACTCAGGTGCTGGAAGAGGTGCTAGACATATCAAATTCACTCTCCGTCTATCAACGCGTAAAGCTGCGGCAGCTGGCGGGACATGTTTGGTTAGTGCAGGAAAAAAAGTACGTCAATAGCGAGACGCAGGTGTATGCGGAGCAGTTGGTGGTGACGTTCTTGATCGAGCTTATCCGTATCTTGTCGGATAATAACCGCTGGAATCCCGGTGCTATATCGATGCAATGCAGTGACGTATCCGACAGTTTTTCTTCCTTTTTTTCCGGCAGTAAAATTTTCTGCAGTCGTTCTGTGACAGCGATACAGATACCAACAGACCTTGTCATGGCCAATGTCACGCTGCTGGGAAGCCGAGAATGGTTGATCGATCGCGCCCGCATTCGCACCGAAGGCTTTGTTGCTAATTTTCGTTTGGCGCTGAAGCCCTTTGTTGGCGCCGGACGGTTCTCGATTAAGCAGGCGGCACCATTGGTCGGCCTCAGTGTGCGCTCACTGCAGCGTAAGCTTGATGCTGAGGGCGTCAGTTACAGCACTATTGTCGAAGAGCTCTTGAGGGAGCAAATGAAAATGCAGGTCGGAGAAACCGAGAGAACCTTTACCGAAATATCGATGTTGATGGGTTATTCCGATGGCGCCCACTTCAGCCGAGCCTTTAAAAAACTGATGGGTTTAACGCCTAAGCAATACCGAGCACAACAGCACTAAATCCTAGCGATTGGCAGAAAGTGGCAAGGATAGTCAGTGAGTTAGGTTGGGGCAGGCCACCGTCGATAATTGCAAGCTATTGAACGTTAATGTTTTTGTTCGGTGTGTTAGCGCAGGTTTTTGGTCGTAGTAATGTCCGCCGGCGGTTTTAAACACGGCAAGAAGGCTTTGCCGGATAAGCTTTAATCGACTAATATCTTTACTGAAATCAAATGAATAGCCTGCGTGCATGCAGTATATTGAATGGTGAGTTTAAACGGAATAGGTAGAGCATCATGAAAAAAATAATATCCGCGCTGTCAATCGCTACAGCCGCTTTCAGCATCAATGCACAGGCACAAGATGCTGCGGGTGCTCAGTTCTCATTTTTGAACGGCTATAACGCCCCCAATACCACGACGGTCAAAGGTATTCGTCTTTCTATCTTTCACGGCAAATCCGGTGATGTCAGTGGCGCCGATTTCTCATTACTGGGTATGTCTGAGGTCGATAATCTGAACGGGGTTCATATCCCGTTATTTATTGGTGCTAACCGAGTACACAATAGTATGACCGGTGCGGCCTTCGGACTTTTTAACTGGCACGAAGGCCAGGACGTCGGTGCTAATATTGCCTTCGTTAACATGACGAATAATGTCAAGGGCGCCAACCTCGGTGCGGTTAACATTGCCAAAGGTAATACCATGGCTGATATCAGTGTGGTTAACCTGTCGGCCTCGTCTAACTTCCAACTCGGTATCTTCAATAAGACCGATGCCATTAAGGGTGTGCAGATCGGTTTGATCAACTGCGCCGATAACGGCTTCCTGCCGTGTTTCCCCTTTGTAAACTTCGCTAAGTAATTCTTCTGCCCGCCACCGACCTACATTTATGTAGGTCGAGTGTCTAAACTTGACCCATTACCACGCCATAATAATCGGTTGATTGAAAGGACTCCATATGCAAAAAATACTAACCCTGCTGTCGTTGTTTGTCTGGTTGGCAGCACTGCCAATGGTAAGCCAAGCCAACGAGCCGTTAACCTCTGAACAGCTGATTCAAAAAATTGAAAAAACCCAGCGAAAAATTGACCGCTATAAGGCCGCCTATAAAACGGCCAGTGAGGAAGATAAGCAGTTATTAATTTTGCAGTTTCTAAAGCGCGAACAACAGTTGCGGGAAAATCTCGGCCTGTTGGTTGGCAAGGTCATCGCCGGAGACAGTGATTATAAGAAGCAGGCACTGGCCATTGTCACGGAGCAGTCAGAGGTTATCGCAGAAGAAATCCTGGTGATTGACTCAGCAGTGGGTAAGGCGACAGAGAAGCAGGCGGCAGCCGAAACGGTAATCGATATCATGGCGGTGAATCAGAAAATCGACCAAACCAACGTATTACTCGATGACTATCTCAACGCTTTCTATGTCAATACACAACAGCTGGAACAGCTGGGTGCGACGGCAGAATCGCAAATCCAGTCAAAGAAACTCGATAAATTATTAAACCATTATGCACACAAGGCTGAGGGGCAGTTAGAGCTGGCGAAGATGTCGCTGGATAATGTCTCAGATTTATTACTCTATGCGCCGGATGATACTAAGGCTGAACTGGTGTCGAAGAAAAATATTCTGGCCCATAAAACGAAAAATATAGCGGCCTCAATGTCACGGCGCATTGCCTTAATGGATGTTCGAGGCTTGGACACCGCCAGTTTCCACGTTATTTTACTCGGTGTCACCGGCCAGGTCTCGGGTGATATTTTTAACGGTGAGGTGTTTATGGATATTGCCTCTAGAGCGACTGAGGCTTTGAATAATTGGTTTATGCACAATGGCATTGATCTAACCTGGAAACTGCTGTTATTTGTCGCCATTATCGCGGCTTTTAAGGCGCTGTCGAAGGTTGCCGTCAGAGTGGTTGAAACGGCATTGATGAAGTCGAAGTTGAATATATCGGCGCTGCTGCGTGATTTCTTTGTCTCGATGACCTCCAAGGTGGTGATGGTGATCGGTGTGTTAATCGCCTTCTCGCAGCTTGGCATTCAGATCACACCGCTGTTGGCGGGTTTGGGTATGGCCGGTGTCGTCATCGGCTTTGCCCTGCAGGACACGCTGTCGAATTTTGCCTCTGGCATGATGATATTGCTCTATCGCCCATTCGATGTTGGTGATTTGATCGAGGCCGCGGGGGTAACGGGTTTGGTATCTAACCTGACCCTGGTGTCGACGACTGTTCTTACCCTCGACAACCAGAGTTTGGTGGTGCCGAACTCAAAAATATGGGGCGATGTTATTCGCAATGTTACGGATCAAAAGCAACGCCGGGTCGATATGGTCTTCGGTATTGGTTACAGCGACGATATTCCCAAGGCTGAACAGGTGTTGATGGAAATACTAACCTCCCACAAAATGGTCTTACCTGAGCCTGAGCCTAACGTGAAGCTCCACACCTTGAACGAGTCATCGGTCGATTTTATTGTTCGCCCCTGGGTGAAGACTGAGGATTACTGGGATGTGTACTGGGATGTTACCCGCGAGGTGAAGCAACGCTTCGATGCCGAGAATATTTCGATTCCGTTCCCGCAGCGCGATGTGCATTTTTATAAAACCGAATAATCCACTGGCTTACACACAAAAAAGGCGGATATTATATCCGCCTTTTTTATTGCCTGAGATTCAGTGTCTGAACTGTTCTATCAATGTTATCGGTTGATAAGCTCGCCGGCGTAGCTCAGTTCAACGTTTATCGATTGATAAACTCCCCGGCGTACCACTGCAGCATGGCGATTTTTTCCTCGAGGGATTTGTCGGCCTCCATTTCGTAGACGTTGCGAAAACCGATGACCACATCGGTGACGCCAATCGACTCTAATTTGGCAATGCCCTCTTTGGTAAAGGCGTCTTTGCCGGTAGTCCATATCTGGAAGGGCTTGTTATCGGTGCCGTATTCCTTGCGCAGCTCGTTGATCTTGGCAATATGGTCGGCTAATTCTTCGAGGTCGGCACCGGCGCACATCCAGCCGTCGCCAATGCGGGCGGCACGCTTGAGGGCGGGTACCGAATGGCCGCCAATAAGAATAGGCGTTGGCTTGGCCGGGACGGGTGACATCTTGTTCGCCGGCATGGTGTGGCAGTCGCCATCGAAGCCAAAGTATTCGCCGGTTTCTAAGCCACGCAATATGGCTACCTGTTCATCCAGGCGCTTGCCGCGTTTCTCCCAGGGCACGCCAGTCACGGCGAAATCTTCTTCCCAGGGGCTGATGCCGACGCCAAAATGAAAACGGTTGCCATTGAGCGCCTGTAAACTTTGCACCTGTTTAGCAACGATAGGCGCCTGTCGCACAGCGAGTTTATAGACAAAGGTGGCAAACTCGATGGTCTGGGTAACGGCTGCCATATGGGTGACCGCGACGAGCGACTCGATAAACGGCACCGACTCTAAAAACTCGCGGCTACCATCGCCGTTATAAGGATATTTTGAACTGGCCTCTTCGGGGTAGCAAATACTGTCGGGTACGGTGATGCTGTCAAAACCTGCCGCCTCTGCGGCTTGCGCCATCGGGGTGTAGTGGCTGGGTTCGCACATACTGATTTGTAAGCTGAATCGCATGATAACCTCTATTATTATTGATGTTGGTTGTTTAAATCACTGCCGATTTTTGTCGAGCTTGGCTGTGGTCGTCATCTAGTGGCGCTGTAGGATTTCGACTAAGTAGCCGTCTGGGTCTTTAACAAAGCCCATGGTGACCTTCCACTCGTCGAGCACAATCGGCGTTTGCACCGACTCACAGCCGTAGTCGACGGCTTTCTGGTACAGCGCCGCACAATCATCGGTAAACATATACAGCTTCCAAAAGGCATTGCTGTGCTCGATAGGGCCAGTCTGTTCGAGTTGTTTAGAGATCTGGATCTTGGCGATACCGTCGTCGCCGACTAATACCGCCTCGTCGACGCCGGGAATTTGAATACGGTGCTCGACCGTTAGGCCGAGGATGTCCGAGTAGAACTCAATTGATTTCTCCAGATCGCTGACATTTATACAAAATTGACCGACACTTACCATGATTGTTACCTTATTATTGTTATTCAATGACGCTATAAATTATCGTCTACCAAATTATTTGCAGGGTCAACAAACCGTTTTGTCATGTAGTGTGCACCTGCGCGGCAGGCTAATTGGTTTGTTCGATAAAAAATGGAAACCGATGAAGATATTGAACCATTCGTTCGCGCTCATACTGTTGAGCTTTAGCCTGTTAAGCAGCGGTTGTGCCAGCCTGCCCAGTAATATTCAGCCGCCATCGCGAGTGGTTGATTATCACGTAGACGGTGGCGTTGAACAGCGCATCGAGGAACAGCGCTTGCAGGACGGCGGTGGCGTGAGCGAGTCGGGTGTACACCTATTAGACAGCGGTATGGACGCCTTTGTGGCGCGCATAGTCCTAGCCAAAATGGCAGAGCAGAGCTTGGATGTTCAGTACTATCTTTATCATAGCGATCTGAGCGGTGGGCTGCTAACTGTCGCTCTTTGGCAGGCCGCCGAGCGCGGTGTTCGCGTGCGGATACTGCTCGATGATATGGATATGAGCGGTAAGGATCGCAACCTGGCAATATTGACCTTACACCCCAATATCGAAATACGATTATTTAACCCTTTCATGCGAGGGAAGTCGCGTACCGGTCAACTAGTCACCGGCTTCGGCAGCGTCACTCGAAGAATGCACAACAAGGCGATGATTGCCGATAATAAATTGGCGATCATCGGTGGTCGCAATGTTGGCGATGA
The sequence above is drawn from the Sinobacterium norvegicum genome and encodes:
- a CDS encoding TcfC E-set like domain-containing protein, with product MLMMAFKPTLSPEITRQPEPQKKAAKTTVVAAPVVVETPPPAAKPVEKKKPMIARQLPAPLPAVKTSPARSGVPAGFEHLMAEQTILTDVYYGGRYITQTLITYTPTHMRFEDPEGVAVVLPALRQKQAVVTALSGQLSNNLSLICREPGQQDCGVLRPEVAGVIFNPDSFRLEVFVNQQYLTVAPVDQLKYLPSSTSNELTFIQQLGVEYSGSDEGDDVYNIRGSSLLALREHALRSEWNVTDDRGFEVDTLYWQYDKNGQTSSAGYLRGSNNNLTFSSSSQLLGGHWGSSNLTRIDNDVQSSNDILIFMPVRGRVEVYREGRLISSQILDVGNHMLDTGNFPSGGYNIDIVIKDGSNEVSRETRYFVKDNRLPPKDSPEYYIEVGQLVSHDYQYEESSANASINTNGEVDGQNSDALPTTTDGGWQLRSGYNYRLADQLGVGVGFAADESNMLVEPSFLWVGPNTRVSASVMASQEQDYGYAVDVQWSYDKFTLSANSRELDANQQRVDDELNNTDPNAAQPLLGNSYVQHGMNINYLLPLGSVSYNSSYSKREGDVSRIKSLSWGGTLINSGRNNLSGSVSLSRENDDYALLFSLTYQMNSEHWSNSIRPNVEATRTEQPDGSIEEDRTERVTLQSQWYDRDILPGDLDVDNQLDIGSGGDSIQSAVNYQHRLVDMRGQVLHSRESSGRNVTSYSAGVDTGFVLGGDAKPSVGGNSGREAAIVVEIDGKASSKSYFDVEVNGQQRGYVGVGERTVISVMPYETYDVRIVPRGENQLGYRDKIETVTVYPGNVVGLEWQAESLTIVFGRLIDADGEPLANAILREGMTTANSDAFGLFQLEVAGDQRQLLFEHKQGYCQVILNSNYSVQNGVGFLGDVACMPIAKQVGEAMESANE
- a CDS encoding fimbrial biogenesis chaperone: MRTFIHTCLIATAAALISHTTMAGIALSSIIIDLDPTAKPYTDIIVLNDDKAENAYVAVDLYEVIRAGMPDEQRNYVENPKDVSLLISPNKFVIPPGSRKQVRIVDIKGPGDSDRIYRATFKPVAGESESQSTGVKIMVAYETLILRRPSKPNYQIEVSRQGDTVSFSNTGNSAVKIEDVQHCADGQSIKAEDCTKLGAQRLYVGNQWQVVSPVGGEIFYQQVDPQKRQGKSLR
- a CDS encoding helix-turn-helix domain-containing protein, coding for MDSDELEKKIVPLARADIALDIITILRQMGEDVYGMVEEAEFPLSVLERQHTVISEEAWHLLLAVIGRRIGISGFSTLSKIFCNEVYIPRFIDGGQGCLTQVLEEVLDISNSLSVYQRVKLRQLAGHVWLVQEKKYVNSETQVYAEQLVVTFLIELIRILSDNNRWNPGAISMQCSDVSDSFSSFFSGSKIFCSRSVTAIQIPTDLVMANVTLLGSREWLIDRARIRTEGFVANFRLALKPFVGAGRFSIKQAAPLVGLSVRSLQRKLDAEGVSYSTIVEELLREQMKMQVGETERTFTEISMLMGYSDGAHFSRAFKKLMGLTPKQYRAQQH
- a CDS encoding VC2662 family protein, whose protein sequence is MKKIISALSIATAAFSINAQAQDAAGAQFSFLNGYNAPNTTTVKGIRLSIFHGKSGDVSGADFSLLGMSEVDNLNGVHIPLFIGANRVHNSMTGAAFGLFNWHEGQDVGANIAFVNMTNNVKGANLGAVNIAKGNTMADISVVNLSASSNFQLGIFNKTDAIKGVQIGLINCADNGFLPCFPFVNFAK